A genomic window from Flavobacterium phycosphaerae includes:
- a CDS encoding tetratricopeptide repeat protein: MATFNKRGYKAPKEKEEKGVNTFVEDIEKIDVDAKDSATAKAFDTLDETASKAEDFVAKNQKYILSFLGAVAVVTVGYLMYQKFIAEPKQQEAAEELFVAQQNFQKAVEGGAKADSLYNLVLKGSEGKFGVVKIAEEYSGTNAGNLANYYAGIAYLNTKKYAEAITSLEKFSSDDIMLSTLAKGAIGDAYAQQNKQKEALDFYLKAADANKNDFTRPRFLLKAGKTALALGNKADAVKYFTDIKDNYDASPEAQGIDALIGLAQ; this comes from the coding sequence ATGGCAACTTTTAACAAAAGAGGATATAAAGCACCAAAAGAAAAAGAAGAAAAAGGCGTAAATACTTTCGTTGAAGATATTGAAAAAATTGACGTTGATGCCAAAGACAGCGCAACGGCAAAAGCATTCGATACTTTAGATGAAACGGCTTCTAAAGCTGAAGATTTTGTAGCTAAAAATCAAAAATACATTTTGAGTTTCCTTGGCGCAGTTGCAGTTGTAACTGTTGGTTATTTGATGTATCAAAAATTCATTGCTGAGCCAAAACAACAAGAAGCTGCTGAAGAATTATTTGTAGCACAACAAAACTTCCAAAAAGCGGTTGAAGGTGGTGCCAAAGCAGATTCATTATATAATTTAGTATTAAAAGGTTCAGAAGGAAAATTCGGAGTAGTGAAAATTGCTGAAGAATATTCAGGAACTAATGCCGGTAACTTAGCTAATTATTATGCGGGTATCGCTTATTTGAATACAAAGAAATATGCAGAAGCTATCACGAGTTTAGAAAAATTCTCTTCGGATGATATCATGTTAAGTACTTTGGCTAAAGGTGCTATCGGAGATGCTTACGCGCAACAAAACAAGCAAAAAGAAGCTTTAGATTTTTATTTAAAAGCAGCTGATGCTAACAAAAACGATTTCACAAGACCAAGATTTTTGTTAAAAGCCGGTAAAACCGCTTTAGCTCTAGGTAATAAAGCTGACGCAGTAAAATATTTTACCGATATCAAAGACAACTACGATGCTTCACCGGAAGCACAAGGTATTGATGC